One Dietzia sp. JS16-p6b genomic window carries:
- a CDS encoding arabinosyltransferase domain-containing protein, whose protein sequence is MTTSDGSPLGLHPYPGIDRDRRMAVITGFLGAFLAILAGLLPVHQDTTEVRWTAGPDYASVTAPLVSGRPLDLTITAPCGPLAEVPDDTIVFSTLPDGAPGRISDGLVVQRSTDAAGDPAIEVAVRNTPLLSVPLSALRDPDCGSLRVRAEVGILVAELTGLSDDEGADGGAAENGQPNGEADGEDPVRAAVPGTMRPQVTGIFTDLTPASAPEGLDSSTVEITVDSRYSSSPTALKLAMMALGVLATLASVVFLHRLDGIDGRSDRRFVPRSWTRLSAVDGVVVGVLGFWHLVGANTSDDGYLLTMARSAGPSGYMANYYRWLGSPESPVGWYYEILRVFAEVSTASPWMRLPTLACGILAWLIISREVVPRLGRLARTWHRPRWTGAALFLAFWMAFNNGLRPEPVIALGALLTWSLVERSIATRRLVPGVAAIGVAAFSLGAGPTGLMCVAALAAGAREFVRMARRRAQVVGWAPLLGPVLAVGLALLYTVFADQTLAAVLEATRIRTELGPSLPWYGEKDRWEALFGVSADGGVARRFPVLLMLMCLALVTAVMLRRGRIPGAAAGPSRRLIGVIAGSLLFLVFTPTKWTHHFGVFAGLAGALAVLAVIALRSSTVSLRRSRWLVGAALCLVVGLSTATNNTWWYVSDYGIPFSDNFPDVLGVQVQYVAFVGGLLCLLVAGLIHAGILPDSPDGTVARRITRALPFLRSAPDTPAARTRDRRRIGAGRGPGIDGAPLTIVAFSVVIFELVSAVTAVFVQTPAYTVGRANLRALSGEPCSLADSVLVEEDSNDGLLRAVGAGPEISLGAGVVNGFAPNGLPDTITVDSAEASGALALSDSGEREPGDGVDAGTTGGRGEVTVNGSTVALPFGLDPDTTPVLGSYRRGPQVAAELTSAWYELPARRPNSPLLVMAVAGRIGPGDLTIEYGRPGRVGAAGPTDFEVMGSTTPVDIGPAPAWRNLRIPLESIPADAEVVRVVATDGNLDPDWWLAVTPPRNPRLRTLDEVVGHTDPVLVDWVVALAFPCQRPFVHNGGVAEIPRYRILADRESSAAANWWQSAGGGGPLLWTTQTVEAVTVPTYLDHDWSRDWGSLQRFEPLDPGATPADLVRSSSVQWGWTTPGPMR, encoded by the coding sequence GTGACGACGAGCGACGGGAGCCCCCTCGGGTTGCACCCGTACCCGGGGATCGACCGCGACCGTCGCATGGCCGTCATCACCGGCTTCCTCGGCGCGTTCCTGGCGATCCTCGCCGGTCTCCTGCCTGTCCACCAGGACACCACGGAGGTGCGCTGGACCGCCGGACCCGACTACGCCTCCGTCACCGCCCCCCTGGTCTCCGGGAGGCCGCTCGACCTGACCATCACCGCCCCCTGCGGCCCGCTGGCCGAGGTCCCCGACGACACGATCGTGTTCTCGACCCTGCCCGACGGCGCCCCGGGCCGGATCTCCGACGGTCTGGTGGTGCAACGTTCCACGGACGCCGCGGGCGACCCCGCGATCGAGGTGGCGGTCAGGAACACGCCCCTGCTCTCGGTCCCGCTGTCCGCCCTCCGGGACCCGGACTGCGGGTCCCTGCGGGTACGGGCCGAGGTCGGGATCCTGGTCGCCGAGCTGACCGGACTGTCCGACGACGAGGGTGCGGACGGGGGCGCCGCGGAGAACGGGCAGCCGAACGGAGAGGCGGACGGTGAGGACCCGGTCCGCGCGGCCGTCCCCGGGACCATGCGCCCGCAGGTCACGGGGATCTTCACGGACCTGACGCCCGCCTCGGCGCCGGAGGGGCTGGACTCGTCGACGGTGGAGATCACCGTCGACTCCCGGTACTCGTCCAGTCCCACCGCGCTCAAGCTGGCGATGATGGCGCTGGGCGTCCTGGCCACACTCGCCTCGGTGGTGTTCCTGCACCGCCTCGACGGGATCGACGGCCGGTCCGACCGTCGGTTCGTCCCCCGCTCGTGGACCCGGTTGTCGGCCGTGGACGGCGTGGTGGTGGGAGTCCTGGGGTTCTGGCATCTCGTCGGTGCCAACACCTCCGACGACGGCTACCTGCTCACCATGGCCCGCTCGGCCGGGCCCAGCGGCTACATGGCCAACTATTACCGCTGGCTCGGCTCCCCCGAGTCCCCCGTGGGGTGGTACTACGAGATCCTCCGGGTGTTCGCCGAGGTGTCGACGGCGAGCCCGTGGATGCGCCTGCCCACCCTGGCGTGCGGAATCCTGGCCTGGTTGATCATCAGCCGGGAGGTGGTCCCGCGCCTGGGCCGGCTCGCCCGAACCTGGCACCGGCCACGGTGGACGGGCGCCGCGCTGTTCCTGGCCTTCTGGATGGCGTTCAACAACGGGCTGCGTCCCGAGCCCGTGATCGCACTGGGCGCCCTGCTCACCTGGTCGCTCGTGGAGCGGTCCATCGCGACGCGCAGGCTCGTCCCGGGCGTCGCGGCGATCGGCGTGGCCGCGTTCTCCCTCGGGGCGGGCCCCACCGGTCTCATGTGCGTGGCCGCCCTGGCCGCGGGCGCCCGCGAGTTCGTCCGCATGGCCCGCCGACGCGCCCAGGTGGTCGGCTGGGCGCCCCTCCTCGGCCCGGTCCTGGCAGTGGGCCTGGCACTGCTCTACACCGTGTTCGCCGACCAGACCCTCGCCGCCGTGCTCGAGGCCACCCGTATCCGCACCGAGCTCGGTCCGAGCCTGCCCTGGTACGGCGAGAAGGACCGCTGGGAGGCGCTGTTCGGGGTGTCCGCCGACGGCGGTGTGGCGCGACGCTTCCCCGTGCTGCTCATGCTCATGTGCCTGGCGCTCGTCACGGCCGTGATGCTCCGCCGCGGCCGGATCCCCGGCGCCGCCGCCGGGCCGTCCCGTCGGCTCATCGGCGTGATCGCCGGCTCCCTGCTGTTCCTGGTGTTCACCCCTACCAAATGGACCCACCACTTCGGCGTGTTCGCCGGCCTCGCCGGGGCGCTGGCCGTGCTGGCGGTGATCGCCCTGCGGTCCTCGACCGTCTCACTGCGCCGCAGTCGGTGGCTCGTCGGGGCGGCGCTGTGCCTCGTCGTGGGCCTGTCCACCGCCACCAACAACACCTGGTGGTACGTCTCCGACTACGGCATCCCGTTCTCCGACAACTTCCCCGACGTGCTGGGGGTCCAGGTCCAGTACGTCGCGTTCGTCGGCGGCCTGCTGTGCCTGCTCGTGGCCGGGCTCATCCACGCCGGGATCCTGCCCGACTCACCCGACGGGACGGTCGCCCGCCGGATCACCCGGGCCCTGCCCTTCCTCCGATCAGCTCCGGACACCCCCGCCGCCCGGACCCGCGATCGCCGCCGCATCGGGGCCGGACGGGGCCCCGGCATCGACGGTGCCCCCCTGACGATCGTGGCGTTCTCCGTCGTGATCTTCGAGCTCGTCTCCGCCGTGACCGCCGTGTTCGTCCAGACCCCCGCCTACACCGTCGGCCGCGCCAACCTACGCGCCCTGAGCGGGGAACCGTGTTCGCTCGCCGACTCGGTGCTGGTGGAGGAGGACTCCAACGACGGTCTCCTCCGCGCCGTGGGCGCGGGGCCGGAGATCTCCCTGGGCGCCGGGGTGGTCAACGGGTTCGCCCCCAACGGCCTGCCCGACACGATCACCGTCGACAGCGCGGAGGCCTCGGGGGCGTTGGCACTGTCCGACTCGGGAGAGAGAGAACCGGGGGACGGAGTCGACGCCGGCACCACCGGGGGCCGGGGCGAGGTCACCGTCAACGGCTCCACCGTCGCGCTGCCCTTCGGCCTGGACCCGGACACCACCCCGGTCCTGGGGTCCTACCGCCGTGGCCCCCAGGTCGCCGCCGAGCTCACCTCCGCCTGGTACGAGTTGCCCGCCCGCCGACCCAACAGCCCGCTGCTGGTCATGGCCGTCGCCGGCCGCATCGGCCCCGGTGACCTGACGATCGAATACGGCCGGCCGGGCCGGGTCGGTGCGGCGGGCCCCACCGACTTCGAGGTCATGGGCTCCACGACCCCCGTCGACATCGGCCCGGCCCCCGCCTGGCGCAACCTGAGGATCCCCCTCGAATCGATCCCCGCCGACGCCGAGGTCGTGCGCGTGGTGGCGACCGACGGCAACCTGGACCCCGACTGGTGGCTCGCCGTGACCCCGCCGCGGAACCCGCGCCTTCGCACTCTCGACGAGGTCGTGGGCCACACCGACCCGGTGCTCGTCGACTGGGTGGTGGCGCTGGCCTTCCCGTGCCAACGCCCCTTCGTCCACAACGGCGGGGTCGCCGAGATCCCCCGCTACCGGATCCTCGCCGACCGCGAGTCCTCGGCCGCCGCCAACTGGTGGCAGAGTGCGGGCGGCGGCGGGCCCCTGTTGTGGACCACGCAGACGGTGGAGGCCGTCACCGTCCCCACCTACCTCGACCACGACTGGTCGAGGGACTGGGGCTCCCTCCAACGGTTCGAACCCCTCGACCCCGGCGCGACGCCCGCCGACCTCGTGCGCAGCAGTTCCGTCCAGTGGGGCTGGACCACGCCGGGTCCCATGAGGTGA
- a CDS encoding acyl-CoA carboxylase subunit beta, whose translation MTARTTAEKLAELRVKTEQARDPGSERARARRDAAGHTPPRERIAELLDPGSFVEMGQLAKAPGNPDNPFGDGVVTGRGTIDGRPVVVYAHDNTVFGGSVGEGFGKKVCAIMDFALKVGCPIIGINDSGGARVQDAVTSLAYYSEISKRQYPASGYIPQISIMLGKCAGGAVYAPVTTDFVVAVKDQAYMFVTGPDVIKQVTGEDISMDDLGSALQQAKNGNVNHVAVSEHDAFMYVRNLLSFMPSSAAEKAPRINPGLEPSTTASDLELDSIIPDSDNAAYDMHDLLIRMFDDGEFVETSGQFAQNIITGFARVDGESVGVVANQPLHLSGSLDIDASEKATRFMMLCDAYSIPIVYVVDTPGYLPGVQQEKLGIIHRGAKMGYAVAATSVPKVTFVVRKAYGGAYAVMGSKNLGGDLNFAWPTARIAVMGAEGAVDLLQRRQIEEAGPEEGPKLRKQLIDMYNEFIATPYSAAERGYIDAVIEPSQTRLVLRGALAQLRDKIRNEPPRKHPIAPL comes from the coding sequence GTGACGGCTAGGACCACCGCGGAGAAGCTCGCAGAACTGCGGGTCAAGACCGAGCAGGCCCGGGACCCGGGCAGCGAGCGGGCCAGGGCCCGACGCGACGCCGCGGGCCACACGCCGCCGCGGGAGCGCATCGCGGAGCTGCTCGACCCGGGCAGCTTCGTGGAGATGGGCCAGCTGGCGAAGGCTCCCGGTAACCCGGACAACCCGTTCGGGGACGGTGTGGTGACCGGGCGCGGCACGATCGACGGGCGACCCGTGGTCGTGTACGCGCACGACAACACGGTGTTCGGCGGGTCGGTGGGCGAGGGCTTCGGCAAGAAGGTCTGCGCGATCATGGACTTCGCCCTCAAGGTGGGGTGTCCCATCATCGGGATCAACGACTCGGGTGGAGCTCGCGTGCAGGACGCCGTCACCTCCCTGGCCTACTACTCGGAGATCTCCAAGCGTCAGTACCCGGCGTCCGGGTACATCCCGCAGATCTCGATCATGTTGGGCAAGTGCGCGGGTGGCGCCGTCTACGCGCCCGTCACCACCGACTTCGTGGTGGCTGTCAAGGACCAGGCGTACATGTTCGTCACCGGTCCGGACGTGATCAAGCAGGTCACCGGCGAGGACATCTCGATGGATGACCTCGGTTCCGCCCTGCAGCAGGCCAAGAACGGCAACGTCAACCACGTGGCCGTGAGCGAGCACGACGCGTTCATGTACGTGCGGAACCTACTCAGCTTCATGCCCTCCTCGGCCGCCGAGAAGGCGCCGAGGATCAATCCAGGGCTCGAACCGTCGACCACCGCCTCCGACCTGGAACTCGACTCGATCATCCCGGACTCGGACAACGCGGCGTACGACATGCACGACCTGCTCATCCGGATGTTCGACGACGGCGAGTTCGTCGAGACCTCGGGGCAGTTCGCCCAGAACATCATCACCGGCTTCGCCCGGGTCGACGGCGAGTCGGTCGGCGTCGTGGCCAACCAGCCGCTTCACCTGTCGGGATCCCTGGACATCGACGCCTCGGAGAAGGCCACCCGGTTCATGATGCTGTGTGACGCCTACTCGATCCCGATCGTCTACGTGGTCGACACCCCCGGGTACCTGCCGGGTGTCCAGCAGGAGAAGCTCGGCATCATCCACCGCGGCGCCAAGATGGGGTACGCGGTGGCCGCCACCTCGGTGCCCAAGGTGACCTTCGTCGTTCGCAAGGCCTATGGCGGCGCCTACGCCGTGATGGGGTCCAAGAACCTTGGCGGGGACCTGAACTTCGCCTGGCCCACCGCCCGTATCGCGGTGATGGGGGCCGAGGGCGCGGTGGATCTGCTGCAGCGTCGGCAGATCGAGGAGGCGGGCCCGGAGGAGGGGCCCAAGCTCCGCAAGCAGCTGATCGACATGTACAACGAGTTCATCGCGACCCCGTACTCGGCCGCCGAGCGCGGGTACATCGACGCGGTGATCGAGCCGTCGCAGACTCGTCTGGTCCTGCGCGGCGCGTTGGCCCAGCTGCGCGACAAGATCCGCAACGAGCCCCCGCGCAAGCACCCCATCGCCCCGCTGTGA
- a CDS encoding arabinosyltransferase domain-containing protein: MSDSPAASGPVAADARVARLRLIAIVSGLLGTLCFLSLPFLPVSQTTSSVQWPQNGSVDSVTAPLMAHSPQRFTATVPCALVADLPADGGILLSTAPAGGEEAGDRALFVRASADTVDVVSRNRVIVSAPRDQVAGGGCGQLSVVATPTYVEASFEGIDDPAATRRVDADDLRPMVVGIYTDLPSDTAVPAGLEVVVDVDSRFTTDPTALKWAAIVIGLIATAVALWALHGLDQTDGRRSRRFLPRGWFRIRLPDVAVIGTLGVWHFVGGNTSDDGYIMSMARAADPAGYMANYYRWYGVPESPFGSPYYDLLTMLAHVSTASPWMRLPALIAAILCWLVISREVLPRLGRAARTTPVVVWSAAAVFLAFWMAFNNGLRPEPVIALGALLTWTSVERAIATRRMLPYAVAVILASFSLATGPTGLMAVAALVMGLRPVLRTVVVRGREVGSRLALVAPVLAAGTMVLISVFGIQSLASVLEAIRVRGEIGPNLNWFEEFVRYYYLMIPTVDGSLSRRLPVLLVLLCLVMVIGTLLRRGKIPGAASGPVWRLVGVVVGTAFFMMFSPTKWTHHFGVYAGIGAAIAALGAMAIAASAVRTARNRTVFLGITLVVLALAFAGPNGWWYVSSYGIPWWDKAPSIRGIDAATVLLALAVLTFAYAGWQHLRQDYTGTQAPRTREGRRRMRTIAAAPIAVVAGLLVVFSIASFAKGVHKQYPAYTIAAGNFSALAGNPCMLADRVLVEPDANDGMLTPLAATPGPDGSIDPADRAAAIEAGENSGFTPDGVAPDLSADAVVADPGAANTTQEPGGGPTVSTGESAGTAGGQGAEGVNQSTVALPFGLDPATTPVLGSYLVGPQRESSLETGWYRLPENRETHPLLVISAAGRIGRYDADGLYRYGQEVIVEFGRATEGGAEVVGEPVVPFDIGPAPTWRNLRVDMQDVPAEADVMRIQVNDDDLTPDQWAAITPPRAPELVTVQELVGSDSPVMLDWAVSLQFPCQRPFSHYAGVAELPEYRILPDRPLAVAATTTWQSYESGGPLGWIEVAQRARTIPSYLRHDWNRDWGSIEAYTPLGTYQEDPPEPAEVTIGTETRWGWWRPEGPILVTDPES, translated from the coding sequence GTGTCAGACTCCCCCGCAGCTTCCGGCCCGGTCGCCGCCGACGCCCGTGTCGCGAGGCTCCGCCTCATCGCCATCGTCAGCGGACTCCTGGGCACCCTGTGCTTCCTGTCCCTGCCGTTCCTCCCGGTCAGCCAGACCACCTCGAGCGTGCAGTGGCCACAGAACGGATCGGTCGACTCGGTGACCGCGCCGCTGATGGCGCATTCGCCTCAGCGGTTCACCGCGACCGTCCCCTGCGCCCTGGTCGCGGACCTGCCCGCCGACGGCGGGATCCTGCTGTCGACCGCCCCGGCGGGCGGCGAGGAGGCGGGCGACCGGGCCCTGTTCGTCCGGGCCTCCGCGGACACCGTCGACGTGGTCTCCCGCAACCGGGTCATCGTCTCCGCACCGCGTGACCAGGTCGCCGGGGGCGGGTGCGGCCAGCTGAGCGTGGTGGCGACTCCGACCTATGTCGAGGCGTCGTTCGAGGGTATCGACGACCCCGCCGCGACCCGCCGGGTCGACGCCGACGACCTGCGGCCGATGGTCGTGGGCATCTACACCGACCTGCCGTCCGACACCGCCGTCCCGGCAGGCCTCGAGGTGGTCGTCGACGTCGATTCGCGCTTCACCACCGACCCGACCGCCCTGAAGTGGGCGGCCATCGTGATCGGCTTGATCGCCACCGCCGTGGCCCTGTGGGCCCTGCACGGACTCGACCAGACCGACGGTCGCCGGTCCCGCCGCTTCCTGCCCCGCGGGTGGTTCAGGATCCGGCTCCCGGACGTGGCCGTGATCGGCACGCTCGGTGTGTGGCACTTCGTCGGCGGCAACACCTCCGACGACGGGTACATCATGTCGATGGCCCGGGCCGCGGACCCCGCCGGCTACATGGCCAACTACTACCGCTGGTACGGGGTCCCGGAATCGCCGTTCGGCTCCCCCTACTACGACCTGCTCACGATGCTCGCCCACGTGTCCACCGCCAGCCCGTGGATGCGGCTGCCCGCGCTGATCGCGGCGATCCTGTGCTGGCTCGTCATCAGCCGCGAGGTCCTGCCGCGGCTCGGCCGCGCCGCACGGACCACCCCGGTGGTGGTGTGGAGCGCCGCCGCCGTGTTCCTCGCCTTCTGGATGGCCTTCAACAACGGCCTGCGGCCCGAGCCCGTCATCGCCCTCGGCGCACTGCTCACCTGGACGTCGGTCGAACGCGCCATCGCCACCCGGCGCATGTTGCCGTACGCGGTCGCGGTGATCCTCGCCTCCTTCTCCCTGGCCACCGGCCCCACCGGACTGATGGCCGTCGCCGCACTCGTCATGGGGCTGCGCCCTGTCCTGCGCACCGTCGTGGTGCGCGGACGCGAGGTCGGCTCACGCCTGGCCCTGGTCGCCCCGGTACTCGCCGCGGGGACCATGGTGCTCATCAGCGTCTTCGGCATCCAGTCCCTGGCCTCGGTACTCGAGGCGATCCGGGTGCGCGGCGAGATCGGCCCCAACCTGAACTGGTTCGAGGAGTTCGTCCGCTACTACTACCTGATGATCCCGACCGTCGACGGTTCGCTCTCCCGTCGACTCCCGGTGTTGCTGGTCCTGCTGTGCCTCGTCATGGTGATCGGCACCCTGCTGCGCCGCGGCAAGATCCCGGGCGCGGCCTCGGGGCCCGTCTGGCGCCTGGTCGGCGTGGTCGTGGGCACCGCCTTCTTCATGATGTTCTCCCCCACCAAGTGGACCCACCACTTCGGTGTGTACGCGGGGATCGGCGCGGCGATCGCGGCGCTCGGCGCCATGGCCATCGCCGCGTCCGCGGTCCGCACCGCCCGCAACAGGACCGTGTTCCTGGGCATCACCCTCGTGGTGCTCGCCCTGGCCTTCGCCGGCCCCAACGGCTGGTGGTACGTCTCGAGCTACGGCATCCCCTGGTGGGACAAGGCCCCCAGCATCCGGGGCATCGACGCGGCCACCGTCCTGCTGGCCCTGGCGGTGCTGACCTTCGCCTACGCCGGATGGCAGCACCTCCGCCAGGATTACACCGGCACGCAGGCGCCCAGGACCCGTGAGGGCCGTCGGCGAATGCGGACCATCGCCGCCGCACCCATCGCGGTGGTCGCGGGGCTGCTCGTCGTCTTCTCCATCGCCTCGTTCGCCAAGGGGGTCCACAAGCAGTACCCCGCGTACACGATCGCGGCGGGCAACTTCTCCGCCCTCGCCGGCAACCCGTGCATGCTCGCCGACCGCGTCCTGGTGGAGCCCGACGCCAACGACGGCATGCTCACCCCGCTCGCCGCGACCCCCGGCCCGGACGGGTCGATCGACCCCGCGGACCGTGCGGCGGCCATCGAGGCCGGCGAGAACTCGGGGTTCACCCCGGACGGCGTCGCGCCCGACCTGTCGGCCGACGCGGTGGTGGCCGATCCCGGCGCCGCCAACACCACGCAGGAGCCCGGCGGCGGCCCCACCGTGAGCACCGGGGAGAGCGCCGGTACCGCCGGCGGCCAGGGCGCCGAGGGCGTCAACCAGTCGACGGTGGCCCTTCCCTTCGGGCTCGACCCGGCCACCACCCCGGTCCTCGGGTCGTACCTCGTGGGACCGCAACGGGAGTCGAGCCTCGAGACCGGCTGGTACCGGCTGCCGGAGAACCGCGAGACCCATCCGCTGCTGGTCATCTCCGCCGCCGGACGGATCGGACGCTACGACGCCGACGGCCTGTACCGGTACGGGCAGGAGGTCATCGTGGAGTTCGGCCGCGCCACCGAGGGCGGTGCCGAGGTGGTGGGAGAGCCCGTCGTGCCGTTCGACATCGGCCCCGCCCCCACCTGGCGGAATCTCCGGGTCGATATGCAGGACGTGCCGGCCGAGGCCGATGTCATGCGGATCCAGGTCAACGACGACGACCTGACCCCCGACCAGTGGGCGGCCATCACCCCGCCGCGCGCGCCGGAACTCGTCACGGTCCAGGAGCTCGTCGGGTCGGACTCGCCCGTCATGCTGGACTGGGCGGTGAGCCTGCAGTTCCCGTGCCAGCGACCCTTCTCGCACTACGCCGGCGTCGCCGAGCTGCCCGAGTACCGGATCCTCCCCGATCGGCCGCTGGCGGTCGCCGCCACCACCACGTGGCAGTCGTACGAGTCCGGTGGCCCGCTCGGGTGGATCGAGGTCGCGCAGCGCGCCCGCACGATCCCCTCGTACCTGCGACACGACTGGAACCGGGACTGGGGCTCCATCGAGGCCTACACCCCGCTGGGGACCTACCAGGAGGACCCGCCGGAGCCTGCCGAGGTGACCATCGGGACCGAGACCCGCTGGGGCTGGTGGCGGCCCGAGGGCCCGATCCTGGTCACGGATCCGGAGTCCTAG
- a CDS encoding arabinofuranosyltransferase, producing the protein MPVALRGPGLAGAATLLAAAVTAVVLVGFSLVSFPAYGNSNVLRALTVVGQCAAFALVVAGVLCARAGERPGGRAGLVRVGKLAAPTGSALLVASTLGIPLAASRLYLHGVSVDQEFRTQFLGRSATSLGLPDMAYADLPSFYPSGWFWLGGRFANLVGLEGWAAYKPWSILSMAIAAALVTVLWTRLLRTDLGAVVGVSSTAVMLAYGSPEPYGAVVALFIPPMLILAWHAVAPTAPHAGRGAALATTLFLGASASTYTLYTGLAAGTVVLMAVVSTVAAILRRRARGPEDSSTAPFPLWLPTARLAAIGVGSILLALVVWAPYLLAASRGAPADSGTAMHYLPDAGARLPLPMTAGGLTGWVCLAGLVWIVARAWTSRRAQALGLGVVAVYLWSLASMAVTVLGTTMLGFRLEPVLIVLLVVAGVFAIADLAGLAVRAAGRQGGADRPTAEAAERRRRATAVVGVMATLAAVAHAQKIPDHLHEEIRLAYTDTDGDGERADRYPPGPESHYAEIDSVILEAFPGRERTDLVVASTADAFLAYHPYLAYQAVTSHYANPLGRYAERNETMIGWEDATSADELYAMMTDTPWRRPDAVVARPSGSGYTLRLAEDTYPNDPNVRRFGVTIPSEAVTGPHFEVHDVGPFAVIVVR; encoded by the coding sequence ATGCCGGTGGCGCTCCGGGGGCCGGGCCTGGCGGGAGCGGCGACGCTGCTGGCCGCAGCCGTCACCGCTGTCGTCCTGGTCGGTTTCTCTCTCGTCTCCTTCCCCGCCTACGGCAACTCCAACGTCCTGCGGGCACTCACGGTCGTCGGCCAGTGCGCCGCGTTCGCCCTGGTGGTGGCCGGCGTGCTGTGTGCCCGTGCGGGCGAGCGTCCCGGGGGGCGGGCCGGACTGGTCCGGGTGGGCAAGCTGGCCGCCCCCACGGGGTCGGCCCTGCTGGTGGCCTCCACGCTCGGCATCCCGCTCGCGGCGTCCCGGCTGTACCTGCACGGCGTGAGCGTGGACCAGGAGTTCCGAACCCAGTTCCTCGGCCGCTCGGCGACCTCGCTGGGCCTGCCCGACATGGCCTACGCCGACCTGCCGTCGTTCTATCCGTCGGGGTGGTTCTGGCTGGGCGGGCGCTTCGCGAACCTCGTCGGCCTGGAGGGTTGGGCCGCCTACAAGCCCTGGTCGATCCTGTCGATGGCGATCGCCGCCGCACTGGTGACCGTGCTCTGGACCCGCCTGTTGCGCACCGACCTCGGTGCGGTGGTCGGCGTGTCCTCGACGGCGGTGATGCTGGCCTACGGGTCCCCCGAGCCCTACGGGGCGGTCGTGGCCCTGTTCATCCCGCCGATGCTGATCCTGGCCTGGCACGCCGTCGCCCCGACCGCCCCGCACGCCGGCCGCGGCGCCGCGCTGGCCACCACCCTGTTCCTCGGAGCCTCGGCCAGCACGTACACGCTGTACACGGGCCTGGCCGCGGGCACCGTGGTCCTCATGGCGGTCGTCTCGACCGTCGCCGCGATCCTGCGCCGCCGTGCCCGCGGTCCGGAGGACTCCTCGACGGCCCCGTTCCCGCTGTGGCTGCCCACGGCTCGCCTCGCCGCGATCGGGGTGGGGTCGATCCTCCTCGCCCTGGTGGTGTGGGCGCCCTACCTCCTCGCCGCCTCGCGCGGCGCCCCGGCGGACTCCGGGACCGCCATGCACTACCTCCCGGACGCCGGCGCCCGCCTGCCGCTACCCATGACCGCGGGCGGCCTCACGGGGTGGGTGTGTCTGGCCGGGCTGGTGTGGATCGTCGCCCGGGCGTGGACCTCACGTCGCGCGCAGGCTCTGGGCCTGGGCGTGGTCGCCGTGTACCTGTGGAGCCTGGCGTCGATGGCGGTCACCGTCCTGGGCACCACGATGCTGGGCTTCCGGCTCGAGCCGGTGCTCATCGTGCTGCTGGTGGTGGCCGGGGTGTTCGCGATCGCCGACCTGGCGGGACTCGCGGTGCGCGCCGCCGGACGCCAGGGCGGGGCCGACCGACCCACGGCCGAGGCCGCCGAACGCCGTCGCCGCGCGACCGCCGTCGTGGGCGTCATGGCCACCCTCGCCGCAGTCGCCCACGCGCAGAAGATCCCCGATCACCTGCACGAGGAGATCCGCCTGGCCTACACCGACACCGACGGCGACGGCGAGCGCGCGGACCGCTACCCGCCCGGACCGGAATCCCACTACGCCGAGATCGACAGCGTCATCCTCGAGGCGTTCCCGGGCCGCGAGAGGACCGACCTCGTCGTGGCCAGCACCGCCGACGCCTTCCTGGCCTACCACCCGTACCTGGCCTACCAGGCGGTGACCTCCCACTACGCCAACCCGCTCGGCCGGTACGCCGAACGCAACGAGACGATGATCGGCTGGGAGGACGCCACGAGCGCGGACGAGTTGTACGCGATGATGACCGACACGCCCTGGAGACGCCCGGACGCCGTGGTCGCCCGCCCGTCGGGTTCCGGGTACACCCTGCGCCTGGCCGAGGACACCTACCCCAACGACCCCAACGTCCGCCGGTTCGGCGTCACCATCCCCTCGGAGGCCGTGACCGGCCCCCACTTCGAGGTCCACGACGTGGGTCCGTTCGCCGTGATCGTGGTGCGATGA